The DNA sequence AGTTAATAATGGTTACCAAAATGCAGGTTTTTTGTGATTACAATGGCACTGGTGGCTGGGTATCTTGTCCTGTCACTACCCTTCTCAGTGGTAGCCATCATACGCCCTCATGCACCTGGACCAAGGCTTTTCCTCATCATCCTAGACACAGTAATTATGATATCAATAACTAAACCAaccttaattattataattacaaacTATTTAATTGTCTGTTTGTGAAATGCAGGTGTTTCTGACTTTGGCCACTGCTAGTGGTGCTTCAGCAGCTGCAATCGTTTACTTGGCACACAACGGCAATCAAGACTCCAACTGGCTTGCCATCTGCAACCAGTTTGGAGATTTTTGTGCCCAAACCAGTGGAGCTGTGGTTGCTTCCTTCGTCGCTGTCGTTATCCTTGTGCTTCTCGTTATTATGTCTGCTTTGGCTCTCAGAAGACACTAAACTTAATTAAGATTTAATCGTGCAGGGACTATACCTTTACCTGCATTATACTTATCAGTGTAATGTTTGGTTTATTATTCCTCCActattcttcttttcttgttCAGTTTAATTTACTTTCATCATGTGTAACCTTATTATTTTGAATGATTTTCTAATGTCAAAAGTTTGACCCTTTCCCATATTCACTTTATTTGAGACTCTTCTACCCTTTCATTTTTCATTCC is a window from the Vigna unguiculata cultivar IT97K-499-35 chromosome 7, ASM411807v1, whole genome shotgun sequence genome containing:
- the LOC114192343 gene encoding casparian strip membrane protein 1 → MSTTVDVPESSNVAKGKAIAVARPGGWKKGLAIMDFILRLGGIAASLGAAATMGTSDQTLPFFTQFFQFEASYDSFTTFQFFVITMALVAGYLVLSLPFSVVAIIRPHAPGPRLFLIILDTVFLTLATASGASAAAIVYLAHNGNQDSNWLAICNQFGDFCAQTSGAVVASFVAVVILVLLVIMSALALRRH